From Methanobrevibacter sp., a single genomic window includes:
- a CDS encoding tail fiber domain-containing protein, which translates to MAAFYKYIKGYMSDGTTAQYIFFNQGGEKDNRPYFSSSSNATDIDYFVSEKGDNTFEGNNTFGVSGNPGNKTTSFLTIVNFGGETNFNITPNFKEGIKVSTIKNFNGDNLLIFSKIKSDALDLDIATFKCALISDVSVTAPFFNASSDRRLKTNINAIENSVLPLIVSTPVYTFNYKKHPTVPVIGIMAQDVLNKNINDFNLVKESSGGYYEIKESKMIYILWKAVQEQQKQIEALQARLEGEVNGEAND; encoded by the coding sequence ATGGCAGCATTTTATAAATATATAAAAGGATATATGAGCGACGGTACAACAGCTCAATATATTTTCTTTAATCAAGGCGGAGAAAAAGATAATCGACCTTATTTTTCAAGCTCAAGTAATGCCACTGATATAGATTATTTTGTTTCAGAGAAGGGCGATAATACTTTTGAAGGCAATAATACATTTGGAGTAAGTGGTAACCCCGGTAATAAAACAACTTCCTTTTTAACTATTGTTAATTTTGGAGGCGAGACTAATTTTAATATTACTCCAAATTTTAAAGAGGGTATCAAGGTTTCCACAATTAAGAATTTTAATGGTGATAATTTACTTATTTTTTCTAAAATCAAATCAGATGCTCTTGACCTTGATATAGCAACCTTTAAATGTGCACTTATTTCTGATGTCTCTGTCACCGCACCATTCTTTAATGCATCTTCCGATCGTCGTCTAAAAACCAATATTAATGCGATTGAAAACTCCGTATTACCACTTATTGTCTCTACTCCAGTTTACACCTTCAATTACAAGAAACATCCAACTGTTCCAGTCATTGGTATTATGGCTCAAGATGTTCTTAATAAAAACATCAATGACTTCAATCTTGTGAAAGAAAGCAGTGGTGGCTATTATGAAATTAAAGAATCAAAAATGATATATATCCTATGGAAAGCTGTACAAGAGCAACAAAAACAAATTGAGGCTCTTCAAGCACGACTTGAAGGAGAGGTAAATGGCGAAGCTAACGACTAA
- a CDS encoding 3'-5' exonuclease, with amino-acid sequence MVKIFFDFETTGCYWNFDAPVQIAAICEKDGEIIDSFNELCRTTVAISPQATKVHGITREMIKDKRGEAVVLRDFVRWIRNHNCDMLIGYNSKAFDLPMLEIRCAKFGIPGVSDIKHMDGYYNCVKLAKDRNYYNLKTILGRKWNLGAVAEVLGFNKDGAHDALTDVKMLRNIWNKVEHDYPDLIS; translated from the coding sequence ATGGTTAAAATATTTTTTGATTTTGAAACGACTGGATGTTATTGGAACTTCGATGCTCCAGTTCAAATTGCGGCGATTTGTGAAAAAGATGGCGAAATAATTGATTCTTTTAATGAATTATGCCGCACTACTGTGGCTATTAGCCCGCAAGCCACAAAAGTTCATGGCATCACACGAGAAATGATAAAAGATAAAAGAGGAGAGGCAGTTGTACTTCGAGACTTTGTGAGATGGATAAGAAATCACAATTGCGATATGCTCATTGGTTATAATAGTAAAGCATTTGATTTGCCAATGCTTGAAATTCGTTGTGCTAAATTTGGTATTCCTGGAGTAAGCGATATTAAACATATGGATGGATATTATAATTGCGTAAAATTAGCGAAAGATCGCAATTATTATAACCTGAAGACTATTTTGGGCCGCAAATGGAATCTTGGTGCAGTTGCAGAAGTACTTGGATTTAATAAGGACGGCGCGCATGATGCCCTCACAGATGTAAAAATGTTACGTAATATCTGGAATAAGGTCGAACATGATTATCCAGATTTGATTTCTTAA